A window from Chloroflexota bacterium encodes these proteins:
- a CDS encoding ABC transporter permease subunit, translating into MATPAARPQSYGVETTSGLSSQPWFKSSQRILGRDWPTAYLFILPTALLLFGLIGYPFARAVYLSFHNAVGPRLGVFVGFDNYLTLWKDDFFLRAVSVTVAFTVWSVAIKFVLGLSTALLLHHVPRWGSVLGGLILLPYIIPEVVRALAWRVLLDPLFGALNFILVNVLGVMSQGLPWLGNPSTALPSVILVNIWAGTPFFIILLVAGLKAIDTELYDAAAVDGASAWRKFLHITLPGLRYVIIVASLLSTIFTFNGFTLTYLLTGGGPGGATRIYTILAYEYAVQGLRYGAGIAVAMTTAPALFLLILFLGRYMMNRGDESRAESDDSATWRIAMTVLWPVRMLLRGVLAVFWVVNDAVERVISAAAAAVRPAGGASLLPRAASRRLGHGVMYALLGAVLAFELLPFYFIVVTAFKSTLQIQQIQSMFWPNPWVLDHFRYLFTQIPFVNWYANTVMVSAASTAVSVLAASLGAYGLVRLKWRGSGVLGTTVLISYLMPAALMFIPLYTILAALGLLNKQLALIVTYPTVVLPFATWLMMGYYRSIPEELEDAAMIDGCTRFGAFWRVVLPLVRPALLAVTMFSVTQAWNEFLYAYMFLRSSEVFTLPVGLAQLIVGDVQPWGVLMAASLLTAGPVVVIYMLGQRFMVAGLTAGSVKG; encoded by the coding sequence GTGGCAACACCGGCAGCTCGTCCGCAAAGCTATGGCGTTGAGACCACGTCTGGTCTCAGCTCTCAGCCGTGGTTCAAATCGTCGCAGCGCATCCTCGGCCGCGACTGGCCGACGGCGTACCTGTTCATCCTGCCCACGGCCCTGCTGCTGTTCGGGCTGATCGGCTACCCGTTCGCACGGGCGGTCTACCTGAGCTTTCACAACGCCGTCGGCCCACGCCTCGGCGTGTTCGTGGGGTTTGACAACTACCTGACGCTCTGGAAAGATGACTTCTTCCTGCGGGCCGTCAGCGTGACGGTGGCGTTCACCGTCTGGTCCGTGGCGATCAAGTTCGTGCTGGGGCTGAGCACGGCGTTGCTGCTGCACCACGTCCCACGCTGGGGATCGGTGCTGGGCGGGCTGATCCTGCTGCCCTACATCATCCCTGAGGTGGTGCGGGCGCTGGCCTGGCGCGTGCTGCTCGATCCGCTGTTCGGCGCGCTCAACTTCATCCTGGTGAACGTCCTGGGCGTCATGTCGCAGGGGCTGCCCTGGCTCGGGAACCCGTCCACCGCGCTGCCATCCGTGATCCTGGTGAACATCTGGGCGGGCACGCCATTCTTCATCATCCTGCTGGTAGCCGGCCTCAAGGCCATCGACACCGAGCTGTACGACGCCGCCGCGGTGGACGGCGCATCGGCCTGGCGGAAGTTCCTCCACATCACGTTGCCGGGCCTGCGCTACGTCATCATCGTGGCGTCGCTGCTCTCGACCATCTTCACCTTCAACGGCTTCACGCTCACCTACCTGCTCACCGGCGGCGGCCCCGGCGGCGCGACGCGCATCTACACGATCCTGGCCTACGAGTACGCCGTCCAGGGGCTGCGCTACGGCGCGGGCATCGCCGTGGCGATGACGACCGCGCCAGCCCTGTTCTTGCTGATCCTCTTCCTGGGCCGGTACATGATGAACCGGGGCGATGAGAGCCGCGCCGAGTCGGACGACTCCGCGACGTGGCGCATCGCGATGACGGTGCTCTGGCCGGTCCGGATGCTGCTGCGCGGCGTGCTGGCCGTGTTCTGGGTGGTGAACGACGCCGTCGAGCGGGTCATCTCGGCGGCGGCAGCGGCCGTGCGCCCGGCCGGTGGCGCGTCGTTGCTGCCGCGCGCCGCTTCACGGCGGCTCGGCCACGGCGTCATGTACGCGCTGCTCGGGGCGGTGCTGGCCTTCGAGCTGCTGCCGTTCTATTTCATCGTCGTGACGGCCTTCAAGAGCACCCTCCAGATTCAGCAGATCCAGAGCATGTTCTGGCCGAATCCGTGGGTGCTGGATCACTTCCGCTACCTGTTCACGCAGATCCCGTTCGTGAACTGGTACGCGAACACCGTGATGGTCTCGGCGGCAAGCACGGCAGTCTCGGTGCTGGCGGCAAGCCTCGGGGCGTACGGGCTGGTGCGGCTCAAGTGGCGCGGCTCGGGCGTGCTCGGCACCACCGTCCTGATCTCGTACCTGATGCCGGCCGCGCTGATGTTCATCCCGCTCTACACGATCCTGGCGGCGCTTGGTCTGCTCAACAAGCAGCTGGCGCTGATCGTGACCTACCCGACGGTCGTGCTGCCGTTCGCGACGTGGCTGATGATGGGCTACTACCGGAGCATCCCCGAGGAGCTTGAGGACGCCGCGATGATCGACGGCTGCACCCGCTTCGGGGCGTTCTGGCGGGTGGTGCTGCCGCTGGTGCGGCCGGCCCTGCTGGCGGTCACCATGTTCTCGGTGACGCAGGCCTGGAACGAGTTCCTCTACGCCTACATGTTCTTGCGGTCCAGCGAGGTCTTCACCCTGCCGGTGGGCCTCGCCCAGCTGATTGTCGGCGACGTGCAGCCGTGGGGCGTCCTGATGGCCGCCTCGCTGCTGACAGCGGGACCGGTCGTGGTCATCTACATGCTCGGGCAGCGGTTCATGGTGGCCGGCCTGACGGCTGGCAGCGTGAAGGGCTGA